Sequence from the Amycolatopsis sp. NBC_00345 genome:
CGCCCCGTTGGTCACGGAGCGCCTTCTCGGGAGACCTGTACGAGCGTTACTCGCGCAGGTAAGACAGCAGTCGCAGGATCTCCAGGTACAGCCAGACCATCGTGGTCAGCAGGCCGAACGCGGCGTACCAGGCCCACTTGGACGGCATGCCCTCGCGGATCATGCGGTCGGCCTGGTCGAAGTCGAGCAGGAAGCTGAACGCGGCGATGCCGATGACCACCAGGCTGAAGATGATCGCGATCGGGCCGCCGTCGCGCAGCGGGTTGAAGCCGAAGAACATGGCACTCACCAGGTTCACCAGCATCAGGATCGCGGCGCCGGCGACGGCCCCGATGATCCACTTGGTGAGCTTGGGCGTGACCTTGACCGCGCCGGTCTTGTAGACCACCAGCATCGTGATGAACACACCCGCGGTGCCGATCAGCGCCTGCAGCGCGATACCGCGGTACAGCACCTCGAACAGCCCGCTCAGCGCACCGAGGAACACGCCTTCGGCAGCGGCGTAGGCCAGCGTGAGCGGCCCGCTCGGCTTGCGCCGGAAGATGATCACCAGCGAGATGACCAGCCCGACGATCATGCCGCCGACCAGCGCGCCGATCAGCGCGCCGCTGATCCCGGCGACCCGGCCGAGGGAGTCGATGACCAGCTGGGTCTGCGCCCAGAGCGCGGTGATCACGCCGAAGACCAGCGCGACCCCCAGCGAGAGGCCGGTCTTGATGACGACGTCGTCGACCGTCATCGGCCGATCGGCGGCGCCGGTGGACATCCGGCCCGGCCCGTAACCGGGCACGCCGCCCTGGCCCTGCGGGGCGCCGTAAGGCTGGTTGAAGCCGACATTCGGCCCGTACTGCCCGCCCGCGGCCGAGCCGCGCGGCAGGTTGCGGAACGCCGGGTTGCTACTGGAACGCACCTGATCCTCCTGGATCTGCTGGCACCTTGCATCGGGTTCAACGACCGGTCGGGCCGACTGGTTCCCGTCGAGTAAAGAGAACTTTACCCTCTTCCTCGATCGTGGCCGCTCAGCCGAGCCGGGCTACACCGTATGCGACTGAGATCACGACCGTTCACCGCAGGTCACCCGATGGACTCTAGACATCCGGGGTGGCCTGACGGGACTCTTCACTTCGCGTGTTCGAGATGTAACCGAAGGCGTGTCGGGGAGCTATTCGATCGTGTGACCTGCGACGACGTAAAAGGCGTCGTCGGGGAGCGCGAATAAGGAGTCAACACACCATGGGGTGGACCTCACGCCCGCGTGCGGGGATGCGCGCGGTCACCGGCCTGGTCGCCGTGGGCCTGCTTGGCGCACTCTCCGTCACCGCCGTGGGCACCACGCCCGCGCTCGCGGCGACGCAGGAGGGCGTCGGGCACGCTGTCACGCCCGGCCAGCCGATGTCACCGCACACACCGAGCCGCAACTGGCTCGGGTCCTACATCGTCGGCGGCAAGCAGGTCTTCTGCGTCAGCTTCCAGCTGAAGGCGCCGGACACCGACGAGCAGTACAAACCGGGCGACGAGCTGCTGACCAAGTGGGGCGACAAGATCCCCGCCGACCAGGCGGCCAACATCTCCTACCTGCTGCTGCGCTACGGCGACACCAAGGACGCCGACCAGGCCGCCGCGCTGGCGCACCTGCTGCACTCATGGACCTCCGCCCCGCGACCGGACCACGACGACCTGAACCCGAATCTCACCGCGGACAAGATCGGCTACGACGCACCGTTCCACCTGGCGAAGCTGCAGAGCCAGGCGCCGGGTGCGGCGGCGGACGTCGACAAGCTGACCACCGACGCGGAGACCAACCGCGGCCCGTGGACCACGTCCGTCACACCGCCGAAGACCGACCAGCACCTCGGCCAGGCGGCCACCTGGACGATCAGTGTCAAGAACGCCAAGGGCACCGGCATCGCGGACGTCCCGGTGAAGATCACCGCGGCCGACGGCACGCTGGCCACCGGCGACAGCGCCAAAGCATCGGACACCTCCGCCAGCACCGACGCCAAGGGCAGCTCGGCCAGTCAGGGCGCGCCGACCGAGACCACCTTGAACACCGGCGCGGACGGCACGATCTCGGTCAAGGTGACACCGACCGGCGACCAGCCGAAGCTGTCAACCTCGCTCACCGCGCCGGCCGACCGGCCGTACGTGCAGGCACCGACGGTGAACACCGGCGCCCAGAAGGTGGTGTCCACCGGCGGCGAGAAGACGCTGACCGCGACCGGCGCCGTCGCCGTCGCGAAGCCGGGCAAGGTGGCCGTCACCAAGACGGACGCGAACACCGGCAAGGGCATCGGCGGCACCGCGCTGCGGATCACCGGCGCGGACAAGAAGGCCGCGGCCACCGGGCAGGACGGCAAGGCGCTGAACGGGCCCGACGGGCAGCCGGTGGTGGTCACCACCAGCGGTGACACCGGTGCGGTGACCGTCGACAACCTGCTGGCGCCCCAGGACGTCTGTGTGGTCGAGGTGAGCCCGCCGCCGGGTTACGAGAACGCGTTCGACGCGAAGAACCCGCCCTCGGTGTGCGGCTCGCTGAAGCCGGGAGACACACTGGCGCTCACTTTGGTCAATAAGCCGAACGAGGTGCCCCACGCGATCCCGGCCGGTGACAAGCCGGTGGCGATGGCGAAGGGTGCCGTCGAGACGAACTACTCCCTGCCGGGCCTGATCGGCCTCGGGGTGCTCGCGCTCGTCGGCTCGGCACTGGTCGGCTTCGCCGCCCGGCGGGCTTCCGGCGGTAAACGAGAGCGGTAGGGGTATGGCAGCGAAGGGCCGGCTGATCGCCGGTTTCGTCCTCGGCGCGGCGAGTGTCCTGGTGGTGGAACTCGTCACCGTCGTGGTCAGCGCACCCCCGACGGCGGTGGTGGCCGGCAACGCACAGCCGGCCGCCGCCGCCCTCGCACCGCGCGCGGGCTCTCCGGCGCCGCCCGCGGTGCCGTCGCCGAGTTCGGCGCCGCCGTCTTCCGCAGCCGCACCGCCGCCGGCCGCGCCCGCGGAAAACCGGCAGCCCCCGTCACCCGGCCCGCAGAAGCCGGGCACGCTCCGGCTGCCCGGCGGCGGCACGGCGACGATGGTGCGCCAGG
This genomic interval carries:
- a CDS encoding Bax inhibitor-1/YccA family protein; this translates as MRSSSNPAFRNLPRGSAAGGQYGPNVGFNQPYGAPQGQGGVPGYGPGRMSTGAADRPMTVDDVVIKTGLSLGVALVFGVITALWAQTQLVIDSLGRVAGISGALIGALVGGMIVGLVISLVIIFRRKPSGPLTLAYAAAEGVFLGALSGLFEVLYRGIALQALIGTAGVFITMLVVYKTGAVKVTPKLTKWIIGAVAGAAILMLVNLVSAMFFGFNPLRDGGPIAIIFSLVVIGIAAFSFLLDFDQADRMIREGMPSKWAWYAAFGLLTTMVWLYLEILRLLSYLRE